The Fusarium keratoplasticum isolate Fu6.1 chromosome 8, whole genome shotgun sequence genome includes a region encoding these proteins:
- a CDS encoding Beta-elim-lyase domain-containing protein, whose amino-acid sequence MRPSSRLISSCLSRYNAPSSTTRFSAITSNLTRSVASPHRFFASSSVTMGDSIAASEKTHNAWIGAKGPAAFDLRSDVVTTPTPAMLQAIQSCSLLDDVFQEDPATNDLEAYVAGRTGKEAGLFVLSGTMGNQLALRSLLTQPPHSVICDYRAHIFTSEAGGTSALTGAQIQPIVPKNGRYMTLEEIMANAVLDDDVHGCPTRVISLENTLHGMVMPLSEVKRISEFAKEHGIKLHLDGARLWEAVVSGAGSLPEYCSYFDTVTLCLSKGLGAPVGSVLVGSKATIKHARWTRKSIGGGLRQSGVVTSAGRVAVEQTFGASPNGEDGPLKASHETARKVDALWASLGGKVEEPTETNMVWLDLKAAGCSEKRFIEIGKEEGLKFMCNRLVTHYQVAQNEEEVLKRLRAVFDKVLAEKEDLSSKQQVGKGSVYAPQ is encoded by the exons ATGAGGCCCTCATCTCGACTCATTTCATCCTGTCTCTCTCGTTATAACGCACCCTCATCGACGACAAGATTCTCGGCAATTACCTCCAACTTGACCCGCTCAGTCGCATCCCCGCATCGTTTCTTTGCCTCATCTTCAGTAACCATGGGAGACTCAATTGCAGCCTCGGAAAAGACGCACAATGCCTGGATTGGCGCAAAAGGCCCAGCTGCCTTTGACCTGCGAA GTGATGTTGTGACGACTCCCACCCCAGCGATGCTGCAGGCTATCCAGTCATgctccctcctcgacgacgtcTTCCAGGAGGATCCTGCTACAAATGACCTCGAGGCTTATGTCGCTGGACGAACTGGCAAGGAAGCCGGCCTGTTTGTCCTCTCCGGAACCATGGGCAACCAGCTGGCCTTGAGATCTCTCCTCACACAGCCTCCTCACTCTGTGATTTGCGACTACCGCGCTCACATCTTTACCTCTGAGGCCGGCGG CACTTCGGCTCTCACGGGCGCTCAGATTCAGCCCATCGTACCTAAGAATGGAAGATACATGACCCTTGAGGAGATCATGGCGAATGCTGTGCTGGATGACGACGTCCACGGCTGTCCCACGCGAGTCATCAGCCTCGAAAACACCCTCCACGGCATGGTCATGCCCCTTAGCGAGGTGAAGCGTATCTCCGAGTTCGCCAAAGAGCACGGCATCAAACTGCACCTCGATGGTGCTCGCCTTTGGGAGGCTGTCGTCTCTGGAGCCGGTTCTTTGCCCGAGTATTGCTCCTACTTTGACACTGTCACCCTCTGCCTGTCCAAGGGCCTTGGTGCACCTGTTGGAAGTGTCCTTGTGGGATCCAAGGCCACGATTAAGCACGCCCGATGGACTCGCAAGTCTattggtggtggtcttcGCCAGTCCGGTGTTGTGACTTCAGCTGGCCGCGTCGCCGTCGAGCAGACATTTGGCGCCTCACCCAATGGCGAAGACGGACCCCTCAAGGCCTCTCACGAGACAGCCCGCAAGGTCGACGCTCTCTGGGCAAGCCTGGGcggcaaagttgaagagccGACCGAGACCAACATGGTGTGGCTGGACCTCAAGGCCGCAGGGTGCAGCGAGAAGCGGTTCATCGAAATtggcaaggaggagggacTCAAGTTCATGTGCAACCGACTGGTGACGCACTACCAGGTTGCTCAGAACGAGGAAGAGGTACTGAAGCGGCTGAGAGCGGTGTTTGATAAGGTTCtcgctgagaaggaggatctGAGTTCGAAGCAGCAGGTTGGAAAGGGAAGCGTTTATGCACCCCAATAG